A segment of the bacterium genome:
CTTCCGGGGCGCCTGTTCGCGAACCTGCCGACGCTCGATTCGCCGGGGCTCATGTATTCGACGCACCTCGCCGACGGCCGGCTGAACTGGCAGCCGATCTACCTATTCACCGACGCGGACCTGGCGGAGTACGCGCGCATTTACAACGTCGGCTGGGTGATCGCATTCAGCCCGGCGGCGACCACGCGGTTCGACGAGGCGGCGGAGCTGTTTGAACTCGCGTGGACGGGCAAGCCGTTTCGCGTTTACCGCGCCAGGCGCACGCCGTCGTTCTTTCTCGCGGGCGCCGGGCGGGTGGACGCGGATCTGAACGTGGTGCGCCTGTCGCATGTGACGCCGGACAAAAACGGCGAGGTGATCGTCTCCTTCCACGCGTTCGCGAGCCTCGCGGCTGACGGCGTCGCGATCGACGGATGGGAGCATCGCTTCGATCCCGTGCCGATGATCCGTCTCGTGAACCCGCCGCGCGATGTCGTTATCGAGAACGACGTGTCGCGCGCCTTCCCGAGTCCCGGCGACACATGGGACGCGTATTTCGAATCGCTCGTCGAAACGTACCGCAAACTCGGCGCGCGCGAGGATGTCCCCGACGGCACCGGGTTGGTGTTTCCCGAAGGCGCGGTCGGCTCCGTCGATTGACGCCGCTTTCGGGCCTGTGAGAAGAGTCGTTCATGACAATCGATCGGGCTGCCTCCGAAATCGGGCGACCGGGCCTGGCCGCGCCGAGCGACGATTACCGCGCGTGGCTGCGTCGGCTGGAGCGGTGGTATTTCCGCTCGCGGGCCAGCCGCCTTTTCGCGGAGCTGATGAGCCGCAAGGCGCGGCATCTGTACGAATACGCCATCGACCGCGTCGGGCCACTTGCCGCCGGTTCGACGATCGCCGACATCGGCTGCGGTCACGGCACGCTGCTTTCGATGTACCTCGCGCGCCATCCCGGGGTACGTGGGTTTGGCCTCGACCAGAGCGCCGAGTTGCTGAAGTTCGCGCGGCGGCAGGCCGATCGCGCAGGCGTGGCGGCGGAATTTCTCGCGGGCGACGTTCACGACGCGGGGCTGCCGCCGATGGCGTTCGACGCGGTGGTTTCGACAAGCTCCATCTACTGCTGGCATGACCCGGTGCGCGCGCTCGATAACATCCACGGCGCGATGAAACCCGGCGCGCGCTTTCACCTGTGGGAGGTGCTGCGCGCGGGCTCGTGGCGCGATGCGTGGGCGATGCTGTTCGACCTGAAGGTTTATGGCCTCTCGTTGCCGAGCTACACCGAGGACGAGATGCGCGCGTTCGTCGCGCAAAGCCGCTTTGGCGGCGCCGAGGTGGAGATCGACCGCCTGTTCATCCGCTTCATCCTCGAGCGGCCGGCGATAGGCGGAGACGCTCCGTGAACGTCCTTCTCGTCAATCCGTCGTCCGGCGAGAACCGCCGCGCGGGCCCGTACAGCCGCACCCTCAAACCCATCGCGCCGCTCGGGCTCGCGTATCTGGCGGCTGTCGCGCGAAAGGCGGGGCATCGCGTGGCGGTGGAGGATCAGTACGCCAGCGGCATCGATGCCGCCGGCGTCGCGGCGCTGGCGCGCGAGCTTGGCGCGGATGTCGTCGGTTTCGCGTGCCTGGCGCCAAGCACGGCGTGCGTATCGGAGGCGGTCG
Coding sequences within it:
- a CDS encoding class I SAM-dependent methyltransferase, with product MTIDRAASEIGRPGLAAPSDDYRAWLRRLERWYFRSRASRLFAELMSRKARHLYEYAIDRVGPLAAGSTIADIGCGHGTLLSMYLARHPGVRGFGLDQSAELLKFARRQADRAGVAAEFLAGDVHDAGLPPMAFDAVVSTSSIYCWHDPVRALDNIHGAMKPGARFHLWEVLRAGSWRDAWAMLFDLKVYGLSLPSYTEDEMRAFVAQSRFGGAEVEIDRLFIRFILERPAIGGDAP